The following proteins are co-located in the Chloroflexia bacterium SDU3-3 genome:
- a CDS encoding threonine ammonia-lyase: MTISLADIQTARATLREIIYPTPILPDERLGQELGVHVYYKAENTQRSGSFKVRGAYNKIAQLPPEERARGVVAHSAGNHAQGVALAAQALGIPATIVMPERAPLTKVMSTKRYGAEVVLSGASFDDAGATAYAIQKERGLTFVHAFNDEHVIAGQGTIGLEIAEALPDLSTMVVPIGGGGLISGIAIALKALIPGVRIVGVQAAGCAPVQASLAQGQPVTWPTANTIADGIAVKRPGDKTLPLIAELVDEVVTVTDDEICRAIAYCAQNVRLVVEGAGAAGLAALLGGKISLRQGESVCPILCGGNIDGNLLARVIEQALLKQGRYILLRTTIEDRPGNLAPLISRVAEAGANVVDIVHRRAVWLGPVDRVGIEMILEVRDEAHGQQVLQHITEAGYQAERGGTQVWPGY; this comes from the coding sequence ATGACCATCTCACTTGCCGACATCCAGACCGCGCGCGCCACCCTGCGCGAGATCATCTACCCCACCCCCATCCTGCCGGATGAGCGCCTGGGCCAAGAGCTAGGCGTCCACGTCTACTACAAGGCCGAGAACACCCAGCGCAGCGGGTCGTTCAAAGTGCGCGGCGCGTACAACAAGATCGCCCAGCTGCCGCCCGAGGAGCGGGCGCGCGGTGTGGTGGCGCACTCGGCGGGCAACCACGCCCAGGGCGTGGCGCTGGCCGCCCAGGCTCTGGGCATCCCGGCCACCATCGTCATGCCCGAGCGTGCCCCGCTCACCAAGGTGATGTCCACCAAGCGCTACGGTGCCGAGGTCGTGCTGTCCGGGGCCAGCTTCGACGATGCCGGGGCCACGGCCTACGCCATCCAGAAGGAGCGCGGCCTCACCTTCGTGCACGCCTTCAACGACGAGCACGTGATCGCCGGGCAGGGCACCATCGGGCTGGAGATCGCCGAGGCCCTGCCCGACCTCTCCACCATGGTGGTGCCGATCGGCGGCGGCGGCCTGATCAGCGGCATCGCCATCGCGCTCAAGGCGCTCATACCCGGCGTGCGGATCGTGGGGGTGCAGGCCGCAGGCTGCGCGCCCGTGCAGGCATCGCTGGCCCAAGGCCAGCCCGTCACATGGCCCACCGCCAACACCATCGCCGACGGCATCGCCGTCAAGCGCCCCGGCGACAAGACCCTCCCGCTGATCGCCGAGCTGGTGGACGAGGTCGTCACTGTCACCGACGACGAGATCTGCCGCGCCATCGCCTACTGCGCCCAGAACGTGCGCCTGGTAGTGGAGGGCGCGGGGGCCGCTGGCCTAGCCGCGCTGCTGGGCGGCAAGATCAGCCTGCGCCAGGGCGAGTCGGTCTGCCCCATCCTGTGTGGCGGCAACATCGACGGCAACCTGCTGGCCCGCGTGATCGAGCAGGCGCTGCTCAAGCAAGGCCGCTACATCCTGCTGCGCACCACTATCGAGGATCGCCCCGGCAACCTGGCCCCGCTGATCAGCCGGGTGGCCGAGGCCGGGGCCAACGTGGTCGACATCGTCCACCGCCGCGCCGTGTGGCTCGGCCCCGTCGACCGCGTGGGCATTGAGATGATCCTAGAAGTGCGCGACGAGGCCCACGGGCAACAGGTGCTCCAGCACATCACCGAAGCAGGCTACCAGGCCGAGCGCGGCGGCACCCAGGTCTGGCCTGGCTACTAG
- a CDS encoding DUF4352 domain-containing protein: MSQPGSPLPPGPQKKALPGWALAMIAIFSGLIVLCVVAGVVGVFVMNALGSEVGNINPFKQLGGTAESAQPTQQAVDTASAQALGAPVSSGSLTLVVKSAAPAASADAELPPEEGSTYYSIQAEISNTSGEDVFFNGYDTYIQDAKGAIYKLSPFALASAGVQSAAVFQHIAAHSTTSITLDYEVPLDASGLYWVTQTQSATPAVVRLP, from the coding sequence TTGAGCCAACCAGGATCGCCGCTGCCACCCGGCCCCCAGAAAAAAGCCCTGCCCGGCTGGGCGCTGGCCATGATCGCCATCTTCAGCGGACTGATCGTCCTGTGCGTCGTCGCCGGCGTGGTCGGCGTGTTTGTCATGAACGCGCTCGGCTCGGAGGTGGGCAACATCAACCCATTTAAGCAGCTGGGTGGCACAGCGGAGAGCGCCCAGCCCACCCAGCAGGCCGTCGACACAGCCAGCGCCCAGGCGCTCGGCGCGCCGGTGTCCAGCGGCAGCCTCACGCTGGTGGTGAAGAGCGCCGCGCCCGCCGCCAGCGCCGACGCCGAGCTTCCGCCCGAGGAAGGCAGCACCTACTACAGCATCCAGGCCGAGATCAGCAATACCTCGGGCGAGGACGTCTTCTTCAACGGCTACGATACCTACATCCAAGATGCCAAAGGCGCAATCTACAAGCTCAGCCCGTTCGCCCTGGCCTCGGCGGGCGTGCAGAGCGCCGCCGTCTTCCAGCATATCGCGGCGCACAGCACCACCAGCATCACGCTCGACTACGAGGTGCCACTGGATGCCAGCGGGCTCTACTGGGTGACGCAGACCCAGAGCGCCACCCCAGCGGTGGTCAGGCTACCCTAG
- a CDS encoding transcriptional regulator — protein MVAVSHGERMRTAHALLPLKFTAPPPRAGVLLRQDLQGLLSDVRVNPLTLITAPAGYGKTTLLSQWNQELHRTGAPTCWLSLDSGDRDTAMFLAYLIGSIQTAFPMVGTDAWRILHSAANLDRDWPLVAGSLCSDIQRRVLTAAFLIIDDLHLVVESAVITQILGYLVRAAPPTLHIILSSRRAPSFAPLGRLRAEGRIVEVTQRQLHLTTREVQQILSAQNVALSPDGMRMLLERTEGWALSVQLAARALAAQPPNRREEFVRALGGSQEQLLSYLASEVLADLPHDIIDFLRLAAIPNSFDSDLLAEVLQSEDVNYLLQRARVLGLPILPLDEQGIRMRFHPLWRELLLRSTVSELDDIGLRVLQRRFGQVFESRGDLESAIEHYVAARDTTDLIRALRERAWPLLRTPRRDTVRRWIEQLPLNVREREPDLLHIYGLSMASTDAIAAQQVLRRAVDLYDEARMYEREMRALGDLAAILFWQTRPGENEWLPQRVCMLANRLRDDWSIGASRVCVSAMLFGRGRETGALKVARQAATFPLNPAWRWMLSMLVAGISTKLGRPVEAIAAIDDALGLSSIDLDDRLRQNLLRLKGLALYQQGLVSDGIGLSLEAQQHLSEYDQHIMVAYSAGQLGLLFTLQGRIDESITYLAQARTLYSSFGETVALAQLNVVELYATFLRGHQPMDGDLNGALRRLQDTAGKSPDLRMWLLLAILYGESGNTQRALTLTLDIVRQMQASGYRQYLACAWLYVAYLAGQAGDAALEEESLRAGWGLMVADDHRYLPMLPNAVVSQVSRAALLARIEGPTVGYVLRRQIPDQAAAVLQELLTDTQPGVRASAARLLGDMSATNAYAALRALLKDRDATVRQAAEDSLGRLVYRPSYTLRVRTLGSFALWRGDQEVKDRDWRSSKARQLFQILITERGKTMPREWLLETLWPEMDAEAAANNLRVTINRMSKAIEPDRPDGAPSSYLVQQADTYTFNLAADYELDSMAFVTAAEEGREADLNGHRQNAVISYRRAIGLYGGPYLPDNMYEDWTVVERERLLLLFNETAIRLGNLLLEEGLAHEAIGLGWRVLEHDQAQEDAYRLLMNAHLYLGERSTALRLYNRCVAVLAQDLGVEPLPETSALFQAIREASEGRMPRE, from the coding sequence ATGGTTGCAGTATCCCATGGCGAGCGCATGCGCACCGCACATGCCCTTCTCCCGCTCAAGTTTACCGCCCCGCCACCACGTGCTGGCGTATTGCTCCGTCAGGATCTCCAGGGCCTGCTGTCCGATGTTCGTGTGAACCCGCTCACACTGATCACGGCACCGGCTGGCTATGGCAAGACCACCCTGCTTTCCCAGTGGAACCAGGAGCTGCATCGCACTGGGGCACCCACCTGCTGGCTATCGCTTGACAGCGGCGATCGCGACACCGCGATGTTCCTGGCCTACCTGATCGGCTCGATCCAGACAGCCTTCCCCATGGTGGGCACCGATGCGTGGCGCATCCTGCACAGCGCGGCGAACCTCGACCGCGACTGGCCGCTGGTGGCCGGATCGCTGTGCAGCGACATCCAGCGCCGCGTGCTGACTGCCGCCTTCCTGATCATCGATGACCTGCATCTGGTGGTCGAGTCCGCCGTCATCACCCAGATCTTGGGCTACCTGGTGCGGGCCGCCCCGCCCACGCTGCATATCATCCTCTCGTCGCGCCGAGCCCCCTCGTTTGCGCCGCTCGGACGGCTGCGCGCCGAGGGCCGCATCGTCGAGGTCACCCAGCGCCAGCTGCACCTGACCACCCGCGAGGTGCAGCAGATCCTCTCGGCGCAGAATGTGGCGCTTAGCCCCGACGGCATGCGCATGCTGCTTGAGCGCACCGAGGGCTGGGCGCTGAGCGTGCAGCTGGCGGCTCGCGCCCTGGCCGCCCAGCCGCCAAACCGCCGCGAGGAGTTTGTGCGCGCCCTGGGCGGCAGCCAAGAGCAGCTGCTCAGCTACCTGGCATCCGAGGTGCTGGCCGACCTGCCGCACGATATCATTGACTTCCTGCGCCTGGCCGCCATCCCCAACTCGTTCGACTCCGATCTGCTGGCCGAGGTGCTGCAGAGCGAGGATGTGAACTACCTGCTGCAGCGCGCCCGTGTGCTGGGCCTGCCCATCCTGCCGCTGGACGAGCAGGGCATCCGCATGCGCTTCCACCCGCTGTGGCGCGAGCTGCTGCTGCGCAGCACGGTGAGCGAGCTGGATGATATCGGCCTGCGCGTGCTGCAGCGCCGCTTCGGGCAGGTGTTCGAGTCGCGCGGCGACCTTGAGTCGGCGATCGAGCACTACGTGGCGGCGCGCGACACCACCGACCTCATCCGGGCGCTGCGCGAGCGGGCCTGGCCGCTGCTGCGCACCCCGCGCCGCGACACCGTGCGCCGCTGGATCGAGCAGCTGCCGCTGAATGTGCGCGAGCGCGAGCCAGATCTGCTGCATATCTACGGGTTGAGCATGGCATCCACCGATGCGATCGCTGCCCAGCAGGTGCTGCGCCGCGCCGTCGACCTGTACGACGAGGCGCGCATGTACGAGCGCGAGATGCGCGCGCTGGGCGATCTGGCCGCCATCCTGTTCTGGCAGACGCGCCCGGGCGAGAACGAGTGGCTGCCCCAGCGCGTGTGCATGCTGGCCAACCGCCTGCGCGACGACTGGTCGATCGGGGCCTCGCGGGTGTGCGTGAGCGCCATGCTCTTTGGGCGCGGGCGCGAGACTGGCGCGCTCAAGGTGGCGCGGCAGGCCGCGACCTTCCCGCTCAACCCGGCGTGGCGCTGGATGCTCTCCATGCTGGTTGCAGGCATCAGCACCAAGCTGGGCCGCCCGGTCGAGGCGATCGCCGCGATCGACGACGCGCTGGGCCTGTCATCGATCGATCTGGATGACCGGCTGCGGCAGAACCTGCTGCGTCTGAAGGGGCTGGCGCTGTACCAGCAGGGCCTGGTGAGCGATGGCATCGGCCTGTCGCTTGAGGCCCAGCAGCACCTCAGCGAGTACGACCAGCATATTATGGTGGCCTATAGCGCCGGGCAGCTGGGCCTGCTGTTCACGCTGCAGGGCCGGATCGACGAGTCGATCACCTACCTGGCCCAGGCCCGCACGCTCTACAGCAGCTTTGGCGAGACGGTGGCGCTGGCCCAGCTGAATGTGGTTGAGCTGTACGCCACCTTCCTGCGCGGCCACCAGCCCATGGATGGCGACCTGAACGGCGCGCTGCGCCGCCTGCAGGATACGGCTGGCAAGTCGCCCGACCTGCGCATGTGGCTGCTGCTGGCCATCCTCTACGGCGAGAGCGGCAACACCCAGCGCGCGCTGACGCTGACGCTTGATATTGTGCGGCAGATGCAGGCCAGCGGCTACCGCCAGTATCTGGCCTGCGCCTGGCTGTACGTGGCCTACCTCGCCGGGCAGGCGGGCGATGCCGCGCTTGAGGAGGAGTCGCTGCGCGCTGGCTGGGGCCTGATGGTGGCCGATGACCACCGCTACCTGCCGATGCTGCCAAATGCCGTGGTGTCCCAGGTGTCGCGCGCGGCCCTGCTGGCCCGGATCGAGGGGCCGACGGTGGGCTACGTGCTGCGGCGGCAGATCCCCGATCAGGCGGCGGCGGTGCTGCAGGAGCTGCTGACCGATACCCAGCCCGGCGTGCGGGCCAGCGCGGCGCGGCTGCTGGGCGACATGAGCGCCACCAACGCCTACGCGGCGCTGCGCGCCCTGCTGAAGGACCGCGACGCCACCGTGCGCCAGGCCGCCGAGGACTCGCTGGGGCGGCTGGTGTACCGGCCATCGTACACGCTGCGGGTGCGCACGCTTGGCTCGTTCGCGCTCTGGCGCGGCGACCAAGAGGTGAAGGACCGCGACTGGCGCAGCAGCAAGGCGCGGCAGCTGTTCCAGATCCTGATCACCGAGCGCGGGAAGACCATGCCGCGCGAGTGGCTGCTGGAGACGCTGTGGCCCGAGATGGACGCTGAGGCGGCGGCCAACAACCTGCGTGTGACGATCAACCGCATGAGCAAGGCGATCGAGCCAGATCGGCCCGACGGTGCGCCCTCGTCGTACCTGGTGCAGCAGGCCGATACCTACACCTTCAACCTGGCCGCCGACTATGAGCTGGACTCGATGGCCTTTGTGACGGCGGCGGAGGAGGGTCGCGAGGCCGATCTGAACGGGCACCGGCAGAATGCGGTGATCTCCTATCGGCGGGCGATCGGCCTGTATGGCGGGCCGTACCTGCCCGATAACATGTATGAGGACTGGACGGTGGTGGAGCGCGAGCGCCTGCTGCTGCTGTTCAACGAGACGGCCATCCGCCTGGGGAACCTGCTGCTTGAGGAGGGCCTGGCCCACGAGGCTATTGGCCTCGGCTGGCGCGTGCTGGAGCACGACCAGGCTCAGGAGGATGCCTACCGGCTGCTGATGAACGCCCACCTGTATCTAGGCGAGCGTAGCACGGCGCTGCGGCTGTACAACCGCTGTGTGGCAGTGCTGGCCCAGGATCTGGGCGTCGAGCCGCTGCCCGAGACCTCGGCGCTGTTTCAGGCCATCCGCGAGGCCAGCGAGGGCCGTATGCCGCGCGAGTAG
- a CDS encoding glycosyltransferase, whose translation MEFHPQNAAPPSILFAISDTGGGHRSGAQAIDTALQQISDGTTTRHIVDILASTNLPIMRDAPDLYDSLSTRWLPLYDHMFALTNGTKRMDVLTHVVYVGAHRSILRVLEETRPTLVVSVHPLLNRLIGNARRTYKLSFRFVSVVTDLVSLHAAWADPSMELTMVPTQEAYQRMLALGVPEEKLQLTGFPVSPKFTQLDLTPQQGRQRLGLDAQPFTILLTAGGVGSGNLREMVLNLVQSYPQHQLLVVTGKNAALREELEKMQLGPLVRIFGFVSNMEELMSASDIIVTKAGPGTLMEALVMRRPVIVTAAVGAQEQGNIDFVLNHELGAYCPTPDRVGPAVAELMQPEVYAATIGRLHDAVPRNGAVNIASTLVEQLKLAPPPRRRLLMLPSFISLNGLRSRRLPLPVRLTRKRLHVRLNARALASSVRTFPYRRRGRNNP comes from the coding sequence ATGGAGTTTCATCCGCAGAACGCCGCGCCACCAAGCATTCTTTTTGCGATCTCCGACACCGGCGGCGGCCATCGCTCTGGGGCACAGGCCATCGACACCGCGCTTCAGCAGATCAGCGATGGTACGACCACGCGACATATTGTTGATATTCTGGCCAGCACCAATCTGCCGATCATGCGCGACGCGCCCGATCTGTACGATTCGCTCTCCACCCGCTGGCTCCCGCTCTACGACCACATGTTTGCGCTCACCAACGGCACCAAACGCATGGATGTGCTCACCCACGTGGTCTATGTCGGCGCGCACCGCAGCATCCTGCGCGTGCTTGAGGAGACCCGGCCCACGCTGGTGGTGTCGGTCCACCCGCTGCTCAATCGGCTGATCGGCAACGCCCGCCGCACCTACAAGCTCTCGTTCCGCTTCGTGTCGGTGGTCACCGACCTAGTGTCGCTGCACGCAGCCTGGGCCGACCCGAGCATGGAGCTGACCATGGTGCCCACCCAAGAGGCCTACCAGCGCATGCTGGCCCTGGGCGTTCCCGAGGAGAAACTGCAGCTCACCGGCTTCCCGGTCAGCCCCAAATTCACCCAGCTGGATCTGACCCCGCAGCAGGGCCGCCAGCGCCTGGGCCTGGATGCCCAGCCCTTCACCATCCTGCTGACCGCAGGCGGGGTTGGCTCGGGCAACCTGCGCGAGATGGTGCTGAACCTGGTGCAGAGCTACCCGCAGCACCAGCTGCTGGTGGTGACGGGCAAAAATGCCGCCCTGCGCGAGGAGCTGGAGAAGATGCAGCTGGGGCCGCTGGTGCGCATCTTCGGGTTTGTGAGCAACATGGAGGAGCTGATGTCCGCCAGCGACATTATCGTCACCAAGGCCGGGCCAGGCACCCTGATGGAGGCCCTGGTGATGCGCCGCCCGGTGATCGTGACGGCGGCGGTGGGCGCGCAGGAGCAGGGCAACATCGACTTTGTGCTCAACCACGAGCTGGGGGCCTACTGCCCCACCCCCGACCGCGTGGGGCCTGCCGTGGCCGAGCTGATGCAGCCCGAGGTCTACGCCGCCACCATCGGCCGCCTGCACGACGCGGTGCCGCGCAACGGCGCGGTGAATATCGCCAGCACCCTGGTGGAGCAGCTGAAGCTGGCCCCGCCGCCGCGCAGGCGGCTGCTGATGCTGCCCAGCTTTATCTCGCTGAACGGCCTGCGCTCGCGGCGGCTGCCACTGCCTGTCAGGCTCACCCGCAAGCGCCTGCACGTGCGCCTCAATGCCCGCGCGCTGGCTTCCTCGGTGCGCACCTTCCCCTACCGCCGCCGGGGGCGCAACAACCCCTAG